From the Arvicola amphibius chromosome 2, mArvAmp1.2, whole genome shotgun sequence genome, one window contains:
- the LOC119806980 gene encoding endogenous retrovirus group K member 5 Gag polyprotein-like: protein MSEVPGGTLESGAGLRLAPKSARFWAQNQIAITSKSKNVEDSLSSSAENSLSDEEAQLTQEIKVLQKRLKRCKVKDSLCVPSAPLAFNEDWGRRESCWGLTDDREAQEGSGRRGGICFLLRHTGAPVIEVPDPNNPGQVLRQHVALSFKEMKQLKEAMAVYGSQTLFTLAMVESFVALNLTPSDWQQLCRAVLSGGDYLLWRGEYQENCLQTARLNAQVGQAQRNLDMLTGAGAYADLVNQIVLDPAVYLQMATAATKAWKALPNKAVGDQLSKVLQGPSEPVEGSKPLQDYVDRILQLAGRLFGDVTTAMLIVRQLVFENSDKYCKEALRPHKAKSVNEYIQIFWDIDGYFIQGQVIAAAIRPGRGSRTTGDKTCFNCGAFGHFKKECPQLTRGTTARPGKCPRCKRGAHWANNCRSKTDIDGRLLPVQGQQQGNWWRVPLQGPRTSVYGAMTPGVRGSHPGSGHMQFVPQGNPFALQTLPTPPQEVQDWTSVPPPEQS, encoded by the exons ATGTCAGAGGTACCAGGGGGAACTTTGGAATCTGGTGCAGGACTAAGGCTAGCGCCAAAGTCTGCCCGCTTTTGGGCGCAAAACCAGATAGCAATAACCTCCAAGTCAAAAAATGTGGAAGACAGCCTCAGCTCTAGTGCAGAGAATAGTTTATCTGACGAGGAAGCACAGCTAACACAGGAAATTAAGGTGCTTCAGAAAAGGCTGAAGCGCTGTAAGGTGAAGGATTCCTTATGTGTGCCATCAGCCCCACTTGCTTTTAATGAGGATTGGGGAAGGAGGGAGTCCTGTTGGGGACTGACAGATGACAGGGAGGCCCAAGAGggctcaggaagaagaggaggtatCTGTTTTCTGCTCCGGCACACAGGTGCTCCGGTTATAGAGGTACCTGATCCTAACAATCCAGGACAGGTGCTGAGACAACATGTGGCCTTGAGCTTTAAGGAGATGAAGCAATTGAAAGAGGCCATGGCAGTATACGGCTCTCAGACCCTGTTTACTCTTGCCATGGTAGAGTCTTTTGTGGCATTGAATCTTACACCTAGCGATTGGCAGCAGCTATGCCGTGCGGTATTATCAGGAGGAGATTACTTACTGTGGAGGGgagaatatcaagaaaattgCTTACAAACGGCTAGGTTAAATGCACAAGTGGGACAGGCACAGCGCAATCTAGACATGCTAACTGGAGCAGGAGCTTATGCTGACTTGGTCAATCAAATTGTGCTCGATCCTGCCGTATATCTCCAGATGGCGACTGCAGCTACCAAAGCTTGGAAAGCCCTGCCAAACAAGGCTGTGGGGGATCAGCTGTCAAAAGTTTTACAAGGGCCTTCAGaacctgtagaaggaagca aaccACTTCAGGACTATGTGGATAGGATACTGCAGTTGGCAGGGAGATTATTTGGTGATGTGACCACAGCTATGCTCATAGTTAGGCAGCTGGTGTTTGAGAATTCAGATAAATACTGTAAGGAAGCCTTGCGGCCACATAAGGCAAAAAGCGTAAATGAATACATCCAGATCTTCTGGGATATTGACGGGTACTTCATTCAGGGCCAGGTGATTGCCGCTGCCATCAGGCCTGGGCGAGGATCCCGGACAACTGGGGATAAAACCTGCTTTAACTGTGGTGCCTttggacattttaaaaaggaatgtccACAACTCACTCGGGGAACTACTGCCAGACCAGGAAAGTGCCCACGATGTAAAAGGGGGGCCCATTGGGCAAATAATTGCAGATCTAAGACAGATATAGATGGAAGGCTTCTGCCCGTCCAAGGCCAACAGCAGGGAAACTGGTGGAGGGTCCCGCTCCAGGGCCCCAGAACCTCAGTGTATGGAGCAATGACACCAGGAGTCAGGGGATCCCACCCCGGCAGTGGCCATATGCAGTTTGTTCCACAGGGCAATCCTTTTGCGTTGCAGACCTTGCCCACGCCACCCCAGGAAGTGCAGGACTGGACCTCAGTACCTCCGCCCGAGCAGTCTTGA